A segment of the Halodesulfovibrio sp. genome:
CCTTAGAATATAAGAACCTCCTGCCTTTGGCGGGAGGTTCTTTTTTTTTAGAAGAATCATACATCAAAACAACCTTATACTGTGTTTTAACCAAAGCAGTTAGCTACAGTTAAAGGCGATATTCTATTCGATAACAGACTAGAAGGTGATTATGATTCGCAATTTATTTCATTTGTTCATAGTATGCAGCATCACTTTGCCATTGCTCGTTGCATCACCATGCTTTGGTAAAAAAAGCGCTAAAAATCCACTCACACCTCCAGACACATTCAGTCCGCAAGCTACCTTACAAAGTTATCTCACACACATCACCACCGCTTTTACGCTGCTGCAAGAAGCATTTGTTCTTGATCTCAATTCAGAAAACTTGTTCACACACACGCCTCAAGTCCTCAAGCTCCAAAAAAAAGCAAATATCCACTTTCAAAAAGCCATAGAATGCCTCGACCTTTCGGAAGTTCCCGATGTTTATAAAAAGGAATTTTCTAAGGAAGTTGTTATCCAGCTTAAAGAAATTCTCGATAGAATAATTCTTCCTGATATCAACATGGTTCCTGCTGGTAACCATTCTGATAATACTAAAAACAAATGCTGGCGCATCCCTGAAACACCTATAGAAATGATGCTGATGACCGAAGGAGTTCGAGCTGGTGAATACCTTTTCAGCGCCGAAACCGTAGGCAAGATCCCTGACCTGTATCAGCAAGCAATGCTACTGCCTTACAAATCACACGATACAGAATATTTCTTTCAGTTCTATATTTCCACTCCGGGGAGCCTCCTGCCACCCAAATGGTTTCATTACATTCCGCGATGGATGTCTGAAAATCTTTACTATGGCGAAACTATTTTCCAATGGCTCATGCTCGTCCTATCCTTTCTTTTTTTATTTCTCTTCACAGCAGCTACGTATAAATTTTGCAAAAAAAGAATAGACCCTGAACACCCAGTTCGCTCAGATCTATATAAGTTAGCACTGCCACTTATGCTGGCAATCCTTGCATTCCTGACAATGCGTTTTTTAGAAAATACCGTTAATCTTTCCGGCGCAACACTCTACTATACAACAGGACTGCTTGATGTCATACGATGGCTTAGCGCAGCTTGTGCAATAGTTGCTGGTGCGAGTCTTGCGGCAAATATATTCATTGCCAGCCCTAATGTTAATCCAGAATCTATTGATGCAAGTCTCATCCGCACTGTTGCCTACCTGAGTGGCATTTTCCTCGCTATCTGTGTTTTGTTTTACGGTGGTTCCAATCTCGGACTTCCACTTATTCCAATAATAACGGGGTTCGGAGTTATCGGGCTGGCAGTATCTCTAGCTGCAAAGCCTACCATCGAAAATATTATTGGGGGGCTCACACTCTTTGCAGACCGCCCCGTTCGTATCGGCGAATATTGTGCGTTTGAAGATCAATGGGGAAAAGTGTTGCATATCGGTTTACGCTCCACACGCGTCAGAGCCGGAGACCGTTCCATCATATCAATACCGAATGCCATTTTTTCGCAAATGCAGCTCGTTAATATCTCCCACAGGGACGTCTACAGATTTAGCGAATACATTCAGCTAAGGCAGGAAACAACAGGAACACAACTCCGCTGGATTCTAGCACGCATCCGAGAAATGCTCGTTGCACATCCTGAAGTGCTTTCAAAATACCTCTATAGAGTAAAATTTGATTCCTATAGCCAATATTCAAAAACAGTACGGGTCTATACATTTATTAATGGAGAATTAGATTGGGAAGATTTTCTTGAGGTACGGCAGGATCTACTCTTTCGCATTGAAGAAATTATCCATGAAGCAGGAAGCGGTTTAGCCTACCCTGCGCAGACAATCTACCTTGCCAAAGACAAAGGAAATATTGCCCCCACCGATAGTGTCCTTATGGACATGGAAAGACCGGAAAAAGAGTACCCGTACCCGCACACGAGTGATGATCGCTATGACGAGCTAGCTGATCGGATGGAATATCCACCAAAGAGTGAAAAAGATTTTATAGGACTGACACTCAAAGATACGAAAGATATTTGCAAGACGGACGATATCGAAGAAGAAAACGACGAAGAGGAACCACCCAAAGCAATGAAACGATAAAAAAGCCTGAGGGTAACACCTCAGGCTTTTTCTATTATTTTTTCCAAAACTCAGGAACGAAGAGAATAAATACTGTATAAATTTCCAATCGCCCAAGTAGCATACAGAGCGTTAACACCCATTTTGCAAACGCTGGGAGGTGGGCAAAGTTTTCAGCAGGCCCTACAGAGCCAAGCCCCGGTCCAATGTTACCGATACATGCCACAACCGCAGCAAATGACGTCAACACATCCAGCCCTGTTGCAGACAGCAGAAATCCTGAAATCACAAACAACGCGAGATAAATAACAAAGAAGCCCAGTACACCGGACATAACGCTTTGCGAAACAGTACGCCCGCCAAGCTTAATATGCTTTACAGCACGAGGATGCACTAGTCTAAATAATTCATGGTAGCCTTGCTTCAACAACAGTTGGATACGCATGCATTTCATGCCACCACCTGTGGAACCTGCACAGCCCCCAAGAAACATGAGAAACAATAGCAGCGCCTGTGCCAGCGGTGCCCACAACTCATAATCTGCCGTTGCAAAACCAGTTGTCGTACAGATTGAAACAACCTGAAACGCTGCGTACTGCAATGAGGCAGACAAAGAATCGTAATTCGATCCATACACAGTGTACGTAATAATTGCGGTGAAAAGCACAATTATTGCGGTGTAGAATCTAAATTCAGAATCTTTCCAAAAGCATTTAAGATCACCGGCAAACGCTCTAAAGTGTAAGGAGAAGTTTGCACCGGCAATAAACATAAAGATGGTAATTACCCAATCAATATATGCACTATTGTAATACCCTGCCGAGGTATTCTTCGTAGAGAAGCCACCCGTCGCCATTGTACCAAAGGTATGACAGATAGCATCAAACAAGTTCATTCCACCGAACATCAGCAAAATGCAAAGCAACAATGAGAAAAACACATATACTTTCCACAGCGCTGCTGCTGTATCTTTAATGCGCGGCTTAAGCTTGTCCGGAACAGGTCCCGGAACTTCTGCTTTGTACAGCTGCATACCACCGACACCAAGAAAAGGCAGAATAGCTAAGGAAAGAACAATGATTCCCATGCCGCCAAGCCAATGCGTCAAGCTGCGCCACATAAGCAAGCTTTTAGCCACAGATTCAATATCCGTCATCACACTGGAACCAGTTGTGGTAAATCCAGAAATGGATTCAAAAACACAATCCGTCCACGAAGGAAAAACGTCACCAAAGTAAAATGGCAACGCCCCTGCAAGACCAGCCGCAAGCCAGCCAATGGCGACAATAGCCATGCCCTCTCTGTGATTCATCATCAGCTTTTGCTTAGGGCGGAACAGCAAAAACAACGCAGCACCAACGCACAATGTAATCGCAGTTGATGTCAGTAGCGGTGCCAATCCTGCGTCCTGATAATATATCGCCCAGCCAATAGGAAAGAGCATTGTGAGACCCACAGCCCCAAGCAACGCTCCAATAATATAAAGACAGTATTTAACTCGCATACGATACCTACACGGATTGCAGCGTTACCAGTAGAGCCTGCTCGACTCGGGCAACGTTTTCCGGCGTAGTCAGAATAATGATGCGGTCATCAGGATGGATGACACTGTCGCCGCTTGGAATAATTGTCTGCGTATCACGCATGATACCGATGACCAATGTTCCTTTCGGAAATGGAAGATCTTTAATTGGCTTTCCGACAATCTCAGAGTTGTTCTCGGCGATAGCTTCAAGTGCTTCAGCACCTTCTCCGCTAATAGAGACGGAAGAAAGCACTTTGCCTTGTCGAACATACTGAAGAATGGAGTTAACAGCAGACAGGCGCGGTGAAACAGAATGGTCAATGCCAACAGCTTTAATCAGTGGCTGATACGCAAGCTTGTTCACGCGAGTTACTGTTTTCTTTACACCAAGGTTTTTCGCAAGCAGCGATGTAAGAATATTGGTTTCTTCGTCAGAAGTAAGTGAAATGACCACATCCATTTCAGCAATATTTTCTTCCTGCAAAAATTCCTGATCGGTACCATCGCCGCAAAGAACGAGTGGAGTATCAAGTTTTTCTGCCAATACGCTGCAACGGCTAGGGTTGGAATCAACAATTTTCGTGTGAATCCCCTTTTTTTCAAAAAGGGAGGCAAGTCGAAATCCAATATTCCCACCACCGATAATGAATGCATTTCGGATAAGCCCAAGGCTGATGCCGCACGCTTTACGCACAGATTCGATGCTTGTATCTTTACAAACGAAGTAAACAATATCGTCTTTACGGAGAATGTCGCTACCACCCGGAATAATAAGAACTCCATCACGCACAATTGCTGCGATAATGACGTCTCTATCCGGAACAACATTGCGGAAATTCATGAGAGGTTGATC
Coding sequences within it:
- a CDS encoding mechanosensitive ion channel family protein, which encodes MIRNLFHLFIVCSITLPLLVASPCFGKKSAKNPLTPPDTFSPQATLQSYLTHITTAFTLLQEAFVLDLNSENLFTHTPQVLKLQKKANIHFQKAIECLDLSEVPDVYKKEFSKEVVIQLKEILDRIILPDINMVPAGNHSDNTKNKCWRIPETPIEMMLMTEGVRAGEYLFSAETVGKIPDLYQQAMLLPYKSHDTEYFFQFYISTPGSLLPPKWFHYIPRWMSENLYYGETIFQWLMLVLSFLFLFLFTAATYKFCKKRIDPEHPVRSDLYKLALPLMLAILAFLTMRFLENTVNLSGATLYYTTGLLDVIRWLSAACAIVAGASLAANIFIASPNVNPESIDASLIRTVAYLSGIFLAICVLFYGGSNLGLPLIPIITGFGVIGLAVSLAAKPTIENIIGGLTLFADRPVRIGEYCAFEDQWGKVLHIGLRSTRVRAGDRSIISIPNAIFSQMQLVNISHRDVYRFSEYIQLRQETTGTQLRWILARIREMLVAHPEVLSKYLYRVKFDSYSQYSKTVRVYTFINGELDWEDFLEVRQDLLFRIEEIIHEAGSGLAYPAQTIYLAKDKGNIAPTDSVLMDMERPEKEYPYPHTSDDRYDELADRMEYPPKSEKDFIGLTLKDTKDICKTDDIEEENDEEEPPKAMKR
- a CDS encoding TrkH family potassium uptake protein, with the translated sequence MRVKYCLYIIGALLGAVGLTMLFPIGWAIYYQDAGLAPLLTSTAITLCVGAALFLLFRPKQKLMMNHREGMAIVAIGWLAAGLAGALPFYFGDVFPSWTDCVFESISGFTTTGSSVMTDIESVAKSLLMWRSLTHWLGGMGIIVLSLAILPFLGVGGMQLYKAEVPGPVPDKLKPRIKDTAAALWKVYVFFSLLLCILLMFGGMNLFDAICHTFGTMATGGFSTKNTSAGYYNSAYIDWVITIFMFIAGANFSLHFRAFAGDLKCFWKDSEFRFYTAIIVLFTAIITYTVYGSNYDSLSASLQYAAFQVVSICTTTGFATADYELWAPLAQALLLFLMFLGGCAGSTGGGMKCMRIQLLLKQGYHELFRLVHPRAVKHIKLGGRTVSQSVMSGVLGFFVIYLALFVISGFLLSATGLDVLTSFAAVVACIGNIGPGLGSVGPAENFAHLPAFAKWVLTLCMLLGRLEIYTVFILFVPEFWKK
- the trkA gene encoding Trk system potassium transporter TrkA translates to MRLFHREPKVDQLKVVIVGAGEVGYHISQRLAQEHKQVVVIDQDENALKRISEILDVQTILGSGSSPEVLKDAGAADSDIFLAVTDSDEVNIIACLFANIIAPNAKKLARIRNEEYSGYSKELSENLLNISAIINPEVEVIKSIDRLLSMPGAVDYNEFAAGKIKLIGVRLEHGPLLDQPLMNFRNVVPDRDVIIAAIVRDGVLIIPGGSDILRKDDIVYFVCKDTSIESVRKACGISLGLIRNAFIIGGGNIGFRLASLFEKKGIHTKIVDSNPSRCSVLAEKLDTPLVLCGDGTDQEFLQEENIAEMDVVISLTSDEETNILTSLLAKNLGVKKTVTRVNKLAYQPLIKAVGIDHSVSPRLSAVNSILQYVRQGKVLSSVSISGEGAEALEAIAENNSEIVGKPIKDLPFPKGTLVIGIMRDTQTIIPSGDSVIHPDDRIIILTTPENVARVEQALLVTLQSV